The Rana temporaria chromosome 4, aRanTem1.1, whole genome shotgun sequence genome contains a region encoding:
- the SLC35F6 gene encoding solute carrier family 35 member F6: MAWTSYQLILAAMMLVTGSINTLSAKWADNFSAKGCNGEATHQFQHPFLQAVGMFLGELSCLAVFYILVFKDRRSPQPTMASSEPFNSLLFLPPAICDMTGTSIMYVALNMTSASSFQMLRGAVIIFTGLLSVAFLGRKLECSQWVGILVTIAGLVVVGLADLLSGHGSGKDLNDVITGDLLIIMAQIIVSIQMVLEEKFVYKHNVHPLRAVGTEGLFGFIILTILLIPFYYIPAGGFSNSERGVLEDSLDAFCQMGRQPLIILALMGNITSIAFFNFAGISVTKEISATTRMVLDSLRTVVIWVVSLAVGWEQFHPLQILGFVVLLFGTCLYNGLHRKLMCGPCKEQSEETQGLLNEERTVINSDS; encoded by the exons GTGGGCAGACAACTTCAGCGCTAAAGGATGTAATGGTGAAGCAACTCATCAGTTCCAGCATCCCTTCCTTCAG GCGGTGGGCATGTTCTTAGGAGAGCTCTCTTGTTTGGCTGTCTTCTACATCCTGGTCTTCAAGGACAGACGGTCTCCCCAGCCAACTATGGCGTCTTCTGAACCCTTTAattctctcctcttccttccaccagCCATCTGTGACATGACCGGGACCAGCATCATGTATGTGG CCTTGAACATGACCAGTGCGTCCAGTTTCCAGATGTTGCGAGGAGCTGTCATTATCTTCACTGGTCTTCTGTCCGTGGCGTTCCTGGGGAGGAAGTTGGAGTGCAGCCAATGGGTCGGGATCCTGGTCACCATCGCTGGACTGGTCGTTGTAGGCTTGGCGGACTTACTAAGTGGCCACGGCAGTGGGAAGGACCTCAATGATGTCATTACAG GTGATTTGCTTATTATCATGGCTCAGATCATTGTATCTATCCAGATGGTTTTAGAAGAGAAATTTGTCTACAAACATAACGTACATCCCCTCCGAGCTGTGGGAACTGAGG gtCTGTTTGGATTTATCATTTTGACCATCCTGTTGATCCCCTTCTACTACATTCCTGCCGGCGGCTTCAGTAACAGCGAACGTGGAGTTTTAGAGGACTCTCTGGATGCCTTCTGCCAAATGGGTCGCCAGCCTCTAATCATCCTGGCCCTGATGGGTAATATCACCAGCATCGCCTTCTTTAACTTCGCTGGCATAAGCGTGACCAAGGAGATCAGTGCCACCACCCGCATGGTGCTAGATAGTCTGAGGACTGTGGTCATCTGGGTCGTCAGCTTGGCCGTGGGCTGGGAACAGTTCCATCCGTTGCAAATTCTTGGCTTTGTCGTCCTCTTGTTTGGAACGTGCCTTTACAATGGACTCCACAGAAAGCTCATGTGTGGACCGTGCAAGGAGCAGAGCGAGGAGACACAAGGCCTCCTAAACGAAGAACGGACAGTGATTAATAGTGACAGTTAA